The proteins below are encoded in one region of Hordeum vulgare subsp. vulgare chromosome 3H, MorexV3_pseudomolecules_assembly, whole genome shotgun sequence:
- the LOC123439338 gene encoding uncharacterized protein LOC123439338 yields MAPANARLGVLVVSAMLSASFLPLAMARGRGIGGPINPLVAGVCAHTPFPELCKGTAGKHSAKYPTIDNLAVLNMQVDAFAKRTAQARKYVSSASRRGTPAQTQALSFCDTMYMNTQDTIGAAQRAISFKDKGTAKIMLQLAVQDFQSCDRPFQQSGIPNPMLKYDAELSQMANNCMQLANMM; encoded by the coding sequence ATGGCGCCAGCGAACGCACGGCTTGGTGTCCTCGTCGTGTCGGCGATGTTATCCGCCAGCTTCCTCCCGCTGGCGATGGCCAGAGGTAGGGGCATCGGCGGCCCCATCAACCCACTGGTTGCCGGCGTATGCGCGCATACACCGTTCCCCGAACTGTGCAAGGGCACGGCTGGGAAACACTCGGCCAAGTACCCGACAATCGACAATCTGGCTGTGCTTAACATGCAGGTTGACGCGTTTGCCAAGCGAACGGCGCAGGCCCGAAAGTACGTCTCCAGCGCGTCCCGCAGGGGGACACCGGCGCAGACTCAGGCGCTGAGCTTCTGCGACACCATGTACATGAACACCCAAGACACCATCGGCGCGGCGCAGCGAGCCATCAGCTTCAAAGACAAGGGCACGGCCAAGATCATGCTGCAACTCGCCGTGCAGGACTTCCAGTCGTGCGACCGGCCGTTCCAGCAGTCCGGGATACCAAACCCCATGCTCAAGTACGACGCGGAGCTCAGCCAGATGGCCAACAACTGCATGCAACTGGCCAACATGATGTGA